A window of Macrotis lagotis isolate mMagLag1 chromosome X, bilby.v1.9.chrom.fasta, whole genome shotgun sequence contains these coding sequences:
- the CRHBP gene encoding corticotropin-releasing factor-binding protein isoform X1: MSPAFKLQCHFILLFLGALRGETRYLELREVADADPFLFFNTDLKRELSGEQLYRRSLRCIDMLSIEGQFTFTAEQPQLHCAAFFIGEPEEVISIQYDLVSIDCQGGDFLKVFDGWILKGEKFPSSQDHPLPMSDRYIDFCKSGNIRSFSSSQNVAMIFFRIHEIGNGFTITIKKNPNLFPCNVISQTPNGRFTMVIPHQHRNCSFSIIYPVVIKISDLILGHLNSLQLKKPSVGCGGIGDFVELLGGTGLDPSKMMPFADLCYPFHGPAQLTIGCDNTVVRMVSSGKHVNRVTFEYHQIEPYDLESPNGNTIKEYCFPSL; encoded by the exons ATGTCACCTGCCTTCAAACTTCAGTGCCACTTCATCCTGCTCTTTCTGGGAGCCCTTAGGGGAGAGACCAGATACCTGGAG TTGCGGGAGGTGGCAGACGCCGACCCCTTCTTGTTCTTCAACACCGACCTGAAGCGGGAGCTGTCCGGGGAACAGCTCTATCGCCGCTCGCTGA GATGCATAGACATGCTGAGCATCGAGGGTCAGTTCACCTTCACCGCCGAGCAGCCCCAGCTGCACTGCGCCGCCTTCTTCATCGGGGAGCCGGAGGAAGTCATCTCCATCCAATACGACCTGGTCAGCATTGACTGCCAAGGAGGAGACTTTCTGAAG GTGTTTGATGGTTGGATTCTTAAAGGCGAGAAATTTCCCAGTTCCCAAGATCACCCTCTTCCTATGTCTGACCGGTATATAGATTTCTGTAAAAGTGGCAATATCAGAAGTTTTAGTTCATCACAGAACGTGGCTATGATCTTCTTTCGGATTCATGAAATAGGCAATGGATTTACAATAACCATAAAGAAAAACCCTAATCTCTTCC CCTGCAATGTCATCTCTCAGACCCCTAATGGAAGATTTACTATGGTGATTCCTCATCAGCACAGAAATTGCAGTTTCTCTATCATTTATCCAGTGGTTATAAAAATATCAGATCTGATATTGGGGCATTTAAATAGTCTTCAATTAAAG aaaccTTCAGTAGGTTGTGGGGGAATAGGAGACTTTGTGGAGTTACTAGGAGGAACTGGATTGGACCCTTCCAAGATGATGCCTTTTGCTGATCTGTGTTATCCTTTTCATGGCCCTG CCCAGTTGACAATCGGCTGTGACAATACTGTAGTGCGTATGGTCTCCAGTGGGAAACACGTCAATCGTGTGACATTTGAGTATCATCAGATTGAGCCCTATGACCTGGAAAGTCCCAATGGAAACACCATTAAAGAATATTGCTTCCCCAGTCTCTGA
- the CRHBP gene encoding corticotropin-releasing factor-binding protein isoform X2, translated as MLSIEGQFTFTAEQPQLHCAAFFIGEPEEVISIQYDLVSIDCQGGDFLKVFDGWILKGEKFPSSQDHPLPMSDRYIDFCKSGNIRSFSSSQNVAMIFFRIHEIGNGFTITIKKNPNLFPCNVISQTPNGRFTMVIPHQHRNCSFSIIYPVVIKISDLILGHLNSLQLKKPSVGCGGIGDFVELLGGTGLDPSKMMPFADLCYPFHGPAQLTIGCDNTVVRMVSSGKHVNRVTFEYHQIEPYDLESPNGNTIKEYCFPSL; from the exons ATGCTGAGCATCGAGGGTCAGTTCACCTTCACCGCCGAGCAGCCCCAGCTGCACTGCGCCGCCTTCTTCATCGGGGAGCCGGAGGAAGTCATCTCCATCCAATACGACCTGGTCAGCATTGACTGCCAAGGAGGAGACTTTCTGAAG GTGTTTGATGGTTGGATTCTTAAAGGCGAGAAATTTCCCAGTTCCCAAGATCACCCTCTTCCTATGTCTGACCGGTATATAGATTTCTGTAAAAGTGGCAATATCAGAAGTTTTAGTTCATCACAGAACGTGGCTATGATCTTCTTTCGGATTCATGAAATAGGCAATGGATTTACAATAACCATAAAGAAAAACCCTAATCTCTTCC CCTGCAATGTCATCTCTCAGACCCCTAATGGAAGATTTACTATGGTGATTCCTCATCAGCACAGAAATTGCAGTTTCTCTATCATTTATCCAGTGGTTATAAAAATATCAGATCTGATATTGGGGCATTTAAATAGTCTTCAATTAAAG aaaccTTCAGTAGGTTGTGGGGGAATAGGAGACTTTGTGGAGTTACTAGGAGGAACTGGATTGGACCCTTCCAAGATGATGCCTTTTGCTGATCTGTGTTATCCTTTTCATGGCCCTG CCCAGTTGACAATCGGCTGTGACAATACTGTAGTGCGTATGGTCTCCAGTGGGAAACACGTCAATCGTGTGACATTTGAGTATCATCAGATTGAGCCCTATGACCTGGAAAGTCCCAATGGAAACACCATTAAAGAATATTGCTTCCCCAGTCTCTGA